The following are from one region of the Pocillopora verrucosa isolate sample1 chromosome 3, ASM3666991v2, whole genome shotgun sequence genome:
- the LOC131774542 gene encoding transmembrane protein 64: MVFKYGQKCTEQIQSSAQKCLGETTKFDQVVSKRTQPRCYQISGTALIFLIIGLVLVILCRRYIKDVLEALQNLDEWQGILLFVIMFTVVSFPMTWGYIFLNVAAGYLYGFVLGFIVVIFSVLCGLSIAFIVCRRYLRDFVRSKLESDSLKAIMRVVEGKRGIKVIALTRLTPVPFGLQNGLFSVTNVSTAKYVIASTIGLLPTQALNSYMGSTFRSLEDLVEEQSGGYIILFVQFIISILLMTYVIRRARRELNRTCDETEPEVLANGHIIVAVPEEFQLIPEEKNFKIDFDLEAQLEEKEFIDHKTAKKGHKRSKSASAVLTAVNEIAKGAQTP, translated from the exons ATGGTGTTCAAATATGGGCAAAAGTGCACAGAACAAATTCAGTCGAGCGCGCAAAAGTGTCTTGGCGAAACAACAAAGTTTGACCAAGTTGTTAGCAAACGAACACAACCCAGATGCTATCAGATCTCTGGTACAGCTctaatcttcctaatcattgGACTAGTCTTGGTTATTTTGTGTCGCCGATACATCAAAGACGTTTTGGAAGCGCTACAGAATTTGGATGAATGGCAAGGGATTCTGTTGTTTGTAATCATGTTTACGGTTGTTTCTTTCCCAATGACATGGGGTTACATCTTTCTTAACGTAGCAGCGGGTTATTTGTATGGATTTGTGCTTGGATTTATCGTCGTTATATTTTCCGTACTGTGTGGTTTATCCATTGCATTCATTGTTTGTAGACGATATTTACGAGATTTCGTACGCTCAAAATTGGAGTCGGATAGTTTAAAAGCTATTATGCGTGTTGTGGAGGGCAAACGTGGTATCAAAGTCATTGCATTAACTCGGCTTACACCGGTACCCTTTGGACTGCAAAATGGATTGTTTTCG GTAACTAATGTTAGTACAGCTAAATATGTAATTGCATCTACAATTGGACTTCTTCCTACACAAGCACTGAATTCATACATGGGATCTACATTTCGTTCTTTGGAAGATCTGGTTGAAGAGCAATCTGGAGGATACATTATCCTGTTTGTTCAATTCATCATTAGTATACTTTTAATGACGTATGTTATACGCCGAGCAAGAAGGGAATTGAATAGAACTTGCGATGAGACAGAGCCTGAAGTTCTTGCTAATGGTCATATAATAGTGGCTGTACCAGAAGAATTTCAACTGATTCCAgaagaaaagaattttaaaatagattttgaCTTAGAGGCACAGCTGGAAGAGAAAGAGTTCATTGATCACAAAACAGCTAAAAAAGGCCACAAGAGGTCAAAATCTGCATCAGCTGTGTTAACTGCAGTCAATGAAATTGCCAAAGGAGCCCAAACTCCATAG